The Rhodopirellula islandica genome includes a region encoding these proteins:
- a CDS encoding lactate/malate dehydrogenase family protein, protein MKITLVGTGRVGSAIAFGLTINPLASELLLLNRSREKAQGDAMDLTHAAALVNSNMKIWAGEIADSKDSDVIVFTASVPFRYPGQTRLQMGQDNMPILREWMPALAKASPNAIIVMVSNPVDALAYETIRLTGFDSTRVIGTGTLVDSIRYRALLSTELQIHAEDIRAYILGEHGDSQFAASSIAMTGGERFYPSDTSRRMFEETKAMGYEVFRLKGHTSYGIAMATITILDSIVYDLRHTLPVSVLVNGYLGVKDVCLSLPAVIGRQGITRVLRPTLSDDEQAAFRHSAEVVKQTLAEMESGC, encoded by the coding sequence ATGAAGATCACATTGGTTGGCACAGGACGGGTTGGGTCCGCGATTGCATTTGGATTGACGATCAATCCTCTGGCCAGCGAATTGTTGCTGCTCAATCGTTCACGCGAGAAGGCCCAAGGGGACGCGATGGATTTGACGCACGCCGCGGCGCTCGTCAACAGCAACATGAAAATCTGGGCGGGGGAAATCGCAGATTCGAAAGATTCCGATGTGATCGTGTTCACCGCCTCGGTTCCATTTCGGTATCCCGGTCAAACACGTTTGCAAATGGGCCAGGACAACATGCCCATCCTTCGGGAATGGATGCCGGCGCTCGCCAAGGCGAGCCCCAACGCGATCATTGTGATGGTCAGCAACCCGGTCGACGCCTTGGCCTACGAAACCATCCGGTTGACAGGGTTCGATTCCACTCGCGTCATCGGCACAGGAACGTTGGTGGACAGCATTCGATATCGAGCGTTGTTGTCGACCGAATTGCAAATCCACGCCGAAGACATCCGTGCGTACATATTGGGCGAGCACGGTGATTCACAATTTGCCGCATCATCCATCGCGATGACAGGTGGCGAACGGTTCTACCCCAGCGACACGTCCCGGCGAATGTTCGAAGAAACCAAAGCGATGGGATACGAGGTGTTTCGTCTGAAAGGACACACCTCGTACGGGATCGCCATGGCGACGATCACCATCCTGGACAGCATTGTTTATGACCTGCGACACACCCTGCCGGTCAGTGTGTTGGTCAATGGATACTTGGGCGTGAAAGACGTTTGCCTGTCTTTGCCGGCAGTCATCGGACGCCAGGGAATCACTCGCGTGTTGCGTCCAACTTTGTCCGACGATGAACAGGCGGCGTTCCGCCATTCGGCCGAGGTCGTCAAGCAAACGTTGGCGGAAATGGAAAGCGGTTGCTAA